In one window of Bradyrhizobium diazoefficiens DNA:
- a CDS encoding TonB-dependent siderophore receptor: MLRSAVLATASAWVLMPQISLAQSSMQGGAQSLPPIDVAAPEQRRRAAAPAPRRAQSQVQTANSRKPQPQRNVGAVENPRGPVHGYVAGRSSSGTKTNTPIMETPQAVSVIGAEQIRDQKPNKLDEVLRYTAGVRAGTFGADTRNDWWLIRGFKSDDIGLFLDGMQLFYTSYASWKLQPPNMERVEVLRGPSAVLYGGSSPSGIVNVISKMPPTEPVRTIETGVNNFGDAYVGFDVGGPVATQPQDGKQDGKLFYRVVGQVQNGNTQVNFTPDNNYFIAPSFTWKPDAYTTFTVLASASKQDTRGINFLPYQGTVTNAPFGKIPTSFFAGDPSVDKFTREQEMLGYRFERNLTDDLTFRQNARFAHVDLTYRGYVGSGWTNVNTATLGRYNWYAKNTASQADLDNQLEYRFNTGPVRHTMLFGVDLKGYQIDDYQAFGFGVSSINVLNPSYGAAEVPLPTAPFRNFLITQKQAGTYLQDQMKLGNFTLVLSGRNDWVETTQAARDTGANVASREDSRFSGRAGLIYNFDNGIAPYVSYATSYNPIIGLNAQNQLFLPETGKQAEIGVKVAPKGFDGYFTASVFDLKRQNVATTDPSNVLLQNQTGEVTSRGIELEAVANATKELKLIGAFTAYHLFTSKDLDQSLIGKTPTNAPEMLISGWADYTFKDGPLEGFGFGGGVRYVGSSWADTANTLEVPAVVLGDLAVHYEWQNWRTAINVINLADKIYVASCASGSSCFYGDRRRVTASVSYKW, encoded by the coding sequence ATGCTGCGGTCGGCCGTGTTGGCGACCGCGTCCGCTTGGGTTTTGATGCCGCAGATTTCACTTGCGCAATCGTCGATGCAGGGCGGCGCGCAGAGCTTGCCGCCAATCGACGTCGCGGCGCCGGAACAACGCCGCCGTGCAGCCGCACCCGCGCCGCGTCGCGCGCAGAGCCAGGTGCAGACGGCCAACAGCCGCAAACCGCAGCCTCAACGCAATGTCGGCGCCGTCGAGAACCCGCGTGGTCCCGTGCATGGCTACGTCGCCGGTCGCAGCTCGTCAGGCACCAAGACCAACACGCCGATTATGGAAACGCCGCAGGCGGTGTCGGTGATCGGCGCCGAGCAGATCCGCGACCAGAAGCCGAACAAGCTCGACGAAGTGCTGCGTTACACCGCCGGCGTGCGCGCCGGGACCTTCGGCGCCGATACCCGCAACGACTGGTGGCTGATCCGCGGCTTCAAGTCCGACGACATCGGACTGTTCCTCGACGGCATGCAGCTGTTCTACACGTCTTATGCGAGCTGGAAGCTGCAGCCACCGAACATGGAGCGGGTCGAGGTGCTGCGTGGTCCGTCGGCCGTGCTCTATGGCGGATCGAGCCCGAGCGGCATCGTCAACGTCATCAGCAAGATGCCGCCGACCGAACCGGTCCGCACCATCGAGACCGGCGTCAACAATTTCGGCGACGCCTATGTCGGCTTCGACGTCGGTGGTCCCGTCGCGACACAGCCCCAGGATGGCAAACAGGACGGCAAGCTGTTCTATCGTGTCGTCGGCCAGGTCCAGAACGGCAATACCCAGGTCAACTTCACGCCCGACAATAATTACTTCATCGCGCCGTCGTTCACGTGGAAGCCGGATGCCTACACGACATTCACCGTACTCGCCTCGGCCTCGAAGCAGGACACCCGCGGCATCAACTTCCTGCCTTATCAGGGCACGGTGACCAACGCGCCGTTCGGCAAGATCCCGACCAGCTTCTTCGCCGGCGATCCCAGCGTCGACAAGTTCACGCGCGAGCAGGAGATGCTCGGTTATCGGTTCGAGCGCAATCTCACCGACGACCTCACGTTCCGGCAGAATGCGCGCTTCGCGCATGTTGATCTGACCTATCGCGGTTATGTCGGCAGCGGCTGGACCAACGTCAACACGGCCACGCTTGGCCGCTACAATTGGTATGCGAAGAACACCGCCAGCCAGGCCGATCTCGACAACCAGCTGGAGTACCGCTTCAACACCGGTCCGGTGAGGCACACCATGCTGTTCGGGGTCGATTTGAAAGGCTATCAGATCGACGATTATCAGGCCTTCGGGTTCGGGGTATCCTCGATCAACGTCCTCAATCCCTCCTATGGAGCAGCCGAGGTTCCGCTGCCGACCGCTCCGTTCCGTAACTTCCTGATCACGCAGAAGCAGGCCGGGACTTATCTTCAGGATCAGATGAAGCTCGGCAACTTCACGCTGGTGCTGAGCGGCCGCAATGATTGGGTCGAGACGACGCAGGCTGCCCGCGACACCGGCGCAAATGTCGCCAGCCGTGAGGACAGCAGGTTCAGCGGGCGTGCCGGGCTAATCTACAATTTCGACAACGGCATTGCGCCCTACGTCTCCTACGCGACGAGCTACAATCCGATCATCGGCCTCAACGCGCAGAACCAGCTGTTCCTGCCGGAGACCGGCAAGCAGGCCGAGATCGGCGTGAAGGTCGCGCCCAAGGGGTTCGATGGCTATTTCACGGCTTCAGTTTTCGATCTGAAACGCCAGAACGTGGCGACCACCGATCCGTCGAATGTCCTGTTGCAGAACCAGACCGGTGAAGTGACCTCGCGCGGCATCGAGCTCGAAGCGGTCGCCAACGCCACCAAGGAGCTGAAGCTGATCGGCGCCTTCACCGCCTATCATCTCTTCACCAGCAAGGACCTCGATCAGTCGCTGATCGGCAAGACGCCGACCAATGCGCCCGAGATGCTGATCTCGGGCTGGGCGGATTACACCTTCAAGGACGGACCGCTGGAGGGATTCGGTTTCGGGGGCGGCGTGCGTTATGTCGGTTCGTCCTGGGCCGACACGGCCAATACGCTGGAAGTTCCCGCGGTGGTGCTCGGCGATCTCGCGGTCCACTACGAATGGCAGAACTGGCGCACGGCCATCAACGTGATCAATCTGGCCGACAAGATCTATGTCGCGAGCTGTGCCTCGGGGTCATCCTGCTTCTACGGCGACCGTCGCCGCGTCACCGCCAGCGTCTCCTACAAATGGTGA
- a CDS encoding PepSY domain-containing protein, with product MKARTVRLWSVVHTWTSLISTLFLLLLCLTGLPLIFHHEIDECLGYAPQPEAHASAARATLQVVAEAALAADPGRVLQYLSWDKDEPGIVMAFTNNAPDGAPDNATVRAFDAVSARLLGPVGVGPMLIVLKLHTDMFAGQAGKLFLGAMGLLFAVAIISGVVLYWPFNRRLRFATIRHSAARRVRWLDWHNLIGVVTVAWALVVGLTGVVNTWAELMLNQWKTTELASMVAPYAGKPPPAHLASLDDVVARSKQAVPGMEVAFIAFPGTPFTSSHHFAAFMRGDTALTSRLLQPVLLDGETGEVADSRALPLYLQALLISQPLHFGDYGGMPLKVIWAALDGLTIVVIGSGLYLWLARRRKRALHRIDTFARRAPVPS from the coding sequence GTGAAGGCGCGCACGGTCAGGCTCTGGTCCGTGGTCCACACCTGGACCAGCCTGATCTCGACATTGTTCCTGCTGTTACTCTGCCTGACCGGCCTGCCGCTGATCTTTCATCACGAGATCGATGAGTGCCTCGGCTACGCCCCTCAGCCCGAAGCTCATGCCAGCGCGGCGCGCGCGACGCTCCAAGTCGTCGCCGAGGCCGCGCTCGCCGCCGATCCCGGCAGGGTCCTGCAATATCTGTCCTGGGACAAGGACGAGCCCGGGATCGTCATGGCGTTCACCAACAATGCCCCTGACGGTGCGCCCGACAACGCGACCGTCCGCGCCTTCGACGCGGTCTCAGCCAGGCTGCTCGGGCCGGTCGGCGTTGGGCCGATGTTGATCGTGCTGAAGCTGCACACCGACATGTTCGCCGGACAAGCCGGAAAGCTGTTCCTTGGCGCGATGGGGCTGTTGTTTGCGGTCGCCATCATCTCCGGCGTGGTGCTGTACTGGCCGTTCAACCGCCGCCTGCGCTTTGCCACCATTCGTCACAGCGCCGCGCGCCGAGTCCGCTGGCTCGACTGGCACAATCTGATCGGGGTCGTGACGGTGGCCTGGGCGCTGGTGGTGGGATTGACCGGCGTCGTCAACACCTGGGCCGAGCTGATGCTGAACCAGTGGAAGACGACCGAGCTCGCCAGCATGGTTGCGCCTTATGCCGGCAAGCCGCCGCCTGCGCATCTCGCCTCGCTCGATGATGTGGTCGCGCGTTCGAAGCAGGCGGTGCCGGGGATGGAGGTCGCCTTCATCGCCTTCCCGGGCACGCCGTTCACGTCCTCGCACCATTTCGCCGCCTTTATGCGCGGTGATACGGCCCTGACGTCACGGCTGTTGCAGCCGGTGCTGCTCGACGGTGAAACCGGGGAGGTCGCCGACAGCCGGGCGCTGCCGCTCTATCTCCAGGCGCTGTTGATCTCGCAGCCTCTGCATTTCGGCGACTATGGCGGCATGCCGCTCAAGGTGATCTGGGCAGCGCTCGATGGGCTCACCATCGTTGTGATCGGCAGCGGCCTCTATCTCTGGCTGGCACGGCGGCGGAAGCGGGCCCTTCACCGCATTGACACATTCGCCAGACGAGCCCCGGTCCCGTCGTGA